A part of Acropora palmata chromosome 8, jaAcrPala1.3, whole genome shotgun sequence genomic DNA contains:
- the LOC141890189 gene encoding uncharacterized protein LOC141890189, giving the protein MEQYLCICCYGRLFGRGEERQLLVSTRTFTAQVVESLDASLTESYETMKYSERNKQTKGLSRDIKLIWANNRQTNAIFTKLGAADIVSRYDRLLHEWKLLKDAEQDFKRVMGLDHHRPLVNCLDFLPPDMRIGFSHGSVDGEYEFHLDIHPLVSVDNLKEPIADTLKTGIFLFRVISDRMNFVKLQGASIQRDLEKLISCFKDEKEAIVNIMGMRRSVELLNVQQVEQALLIVKDISAYSAMRSDALMEYIAQQGDKVDMEVSKVDPDNPKVIIFSKKLGKLKK; this is encoded by the exons ATGGAACAATATTTATGCATATGTTGCTATGGAAGATTGTTTGGAAGAGGAGAG GAGAGGCAATTGCTTGTTTCTACCAGGACATTTACAGCTCAGGTGGTTGAATCACTTGATGCTTCGTTAACAGAATCATATGAAACAATGAAGtattctgaaagaaacaaacagacaaaggGACTGTCAAGGGATATCAAACTAATATGGGCAAATAATAGAC AAACAAATGCAATCTTCACTAAACTTGGAGCAGCTGACATTGTCAGTCGTTACGATAGACTCTTGCATGAATGGAAGTTATTGAAAGATGCTGAACAAGATTTCAAAAGGGTCATGGGCTTGGATCATCATCGGCCTCTTGTAAATTGTTTGGATTTTCTGCCTCCAG ATATGCGAATTGGTTTCAGTCATGGCAGTGTTGATGGTGAATATGAATTTCACCTTGATATTCATCCACTTGTCTCAGTTGATAACCTCAAGGAACCCATAGCAGATACTTTGAAGACAGGCATCTTTCTCTTCAGAGTGATATCAGATCGCATGAATTTTGTGAAACTGCAGGGAGCATCAATTCAGAGGGATCtggaaaaattgatttcttgttttaaagaTGAGAAGGAAGCCATTGTGAATATAATGGGAATGCGGCGTAGTGTGGAGCTGTTAAACGTGCAACAAGTTGAGCAGGCTTTGCTTATTGTCAAAGACATTTCTGCTTATAGTGCAATGCGTAGTGACGCATTAATGGAGTACATTGCTCAGCAAGGCGATAAAGTTGATATGGAAGTATCTAAAGTTGATCCAGATAATCCTaaagtcattattttttcaaagaaactaggCAAATTGAAGAAGTAA